A single genomic interval of Juglans regia cultivar Chandler chromosome 1, Walnut 2.0, whole genome shotgun sequence harbors:
- the LOC109005360 gene encoding uncharacterized protein LOC109005360 isoform X5: MNRSQLLDDPEQQIQKGVGGREDINSGNIKGKDGTSVTTYNPIHPPEDQQRIKGSTVLGGDNMERETRDRDPVPTTPIHAASSPTFPDQQQKPKGADLRQEEDDHKRKAHHDVVQSKVFAKDSGDLAPNQLGEKSTMYRTVNESPSMSKEQPKSTKPNQAQAVDGVLRTGYDLVPSSSKEIDGALSVGNINREDHSLKEQHRNNFLGRENSTEKNGNMYATSNSLNSSEGMNNIPVGVPIDKIGEVPQPVNLAVVIQPPMFDEKKNGKIEVDVKVSICCRCSIL, translated from the exons atgAATAGGAGTCAACTTCTCGATGATCCAGAGCAGCAGATCCAAAAGGGTGTCGGGGGACGGGAAGACATTAATAGCGGCAACATTAAAGGCAAAGACGGTACTAGCGTTACTACGTATAACCCTATTCATCCACCGGAAGATCAGCAACGCATTAAGGGTAGTACTGTTCTTGGAGGGGACAACATGGAAAGAGAAACAAGAGACAGAGATCCCGTCCCCACAACTCCAATACATGCAGCAAGTTCACCGACGTTCCCGGATCAACAGCAGAAGCCAAAGGGTGCTGATCTCAGGCAGGAGGAAGATGATCACAAGAGAAAAG ctcaTCATGATGTTGTGCAGTCGAAAGTCTTTGCTAAAGATAGTGGAGACCTTGCTCCTAACCAGCTTGGAGAGAAGTCGACCATGTACAGGACTGTGAACGAAAGTCCCTCGATGTCAAAAGAGCAGCCGAAAAGTACAAAGCCCAACCAGGCTCAGGCTGTTGATGGAGTACTCCGTACTGGGTATGATCTGGTTCCCAGCTCGTCAAAAGAGATTGACGGTGCTCTCAGCGTAGGGAACATCAACCGTGAAG ATCATTCTTTGAAAGAGCAGCACCGGAATAACTTTCTTGGACGAGAAAATTCTACTGAAAAGAATGGCAACATGTACGCAACCTCAAACTCTCTCAACTCTTCAGAAGGAATGAATAATATACCCGTAGGGGTCCCTATTGATAAAATTGGAG AGGTGCCGCAGCCCGTGAATCTGGCCGTCGTCATTCAACCACCAATGTTCGACGAAAAGAAGAATG GAAAGATTGAAGTAGACGTCAAGGTCAGCATTTGCTGCCGGTGTTCCATATTATAA
- the LOC109005360 gene encoding uncharacterized protein LOC109005360 isoform X3, which translates to MNRSQLLDDPEQQIQKGVGGREDINSGNIKGKDGTSVTTYNPIHPPEDQQRIKGSTVLGGDNMERETRDRDPVPTTPIHAASSPTFPDQQQKPKGADLRQEEDDHKRKAHHDVVQSKVFAKDSGDLAPNQLGEKSTMYRTVNESPSMSKEQPKSTKPNQAQAVDGVLRTGYDLVPSSSKEIDGALSVGNINREVGHVSSKEQPKSSDGLKEKPRIENIKTIKPHEPPKDEADHLSNSEIRPRKTIEHPVMHDKEDHSLKEQHRNNFLGRENSTEKNGNMYATSNSLNSSEGMNNIPVGVPIDKIGEVPQPVNLAVVIQPPMFDEKKNGKIEVDVKVSICCRCSIL; encoded by the exons atgAATAGGAGTCAACTTCTCGATGATCCAGAGCAGCAGATCCAAAAGGGTGTCGGGGGACGGGAAGACATTAATAGCGGCAACATTAAAGGCAAAGACGGTACTAGCGTTACTACGTATAACCCTATTCATCCACCGGAAGATCAGCAACGCATTAAGGGTAGTACTGTTCTTGGAGGGGACAACATGGAAAGAGAAACAAGAGACAGAGATCCCGTCCCCACAACTCCAATACATGCAGCAAGTTCACCGACGTTCCCGGATCAACAGCAGAAGCCAAAGGGTGCTGATCTCAGGCAGGAGGAAGATGATCACAAGAGAAAAG ctcaTCATGATGTTGTGCAGTCGAAAGTCTTTGCTAAAGATAGTGGAGACCTTGCTCCTAACCAGCTTGGAGAGAAGTCGACCATGTACAGGACTGTGAACGAAAGTCCCTCGATGTCAAAAGAGCAGCCGAAAAGTACAAAGCCCAACCAGGCTCAGGCTGTTGATGGAGTACTCCGTACTGGGTATGATCTGGTTCCCAGCTCGTCAAAAGAGATTGACGGTGCTCTCAGCGTAGGGAACATCAACCGTGAAG tagGTCATGTGTCGTCAAAAGAGCAACCAAAGAGTTCTGATGGGTTAAAAGAAAAACCTCGAATCGAAAATATCAAAACGATAAAACCACATGAGCCACCAAAAGATGAAGCTGATCATCTTAGCAACAGCGAGATCAGACCCCGCAAAACCATCGAACATCCCGTCATGCATGACAAAGAAG ATCATTCTTTGAAAGAGCAGCACCGGAATAACTTTCTTGGACGAGAAAATTCTACTGAAAAGAATGGCAACATGTACGCAACCTCAAACTCTCTCAACTCTTCAGAAGGAATGAATAATATACCCGTAGGGGTCCCTATTGATAAAATTGGAG AGGTGCCGCAGCCCGTGAATCTGGCCGTCGTCATTCAACCACCAATGTTCGACGAAAAGAAGAATG GAAAGATTGAAGTAGACGTCAAGGTCAGCATTTGCTGCCGGTGTTCCATATTATAA
- the LOC109005360 gene encoding uncharacterized protein LOC109005360 isoform X2 → MNRSQLLDDPEQQIQKGVGGREDINSGNIKGKDGTSVTTYNPIHPPEDQQRIKGSTVLGGDNMERETRDRDPVPTTPIHAASSPTFPDQQQKPKGADLRQEEDDHKRKAHHDVVQSKVFAKDSGDLAPNQLGEKSTMYRTVNESPSMSKEQPKSTKPNQAQAVDGVLRTGYDLVPSSSKEIDGALSVGNINREGHVSSKEQPKSSDGLKEKPRIENIKTIKPHEPPKDEADHLSNSEIRPRKTIEHPVMHDKEDHSLKEQHRNNFLGRENSTEKNGNMYATSNSLNSSEGMNNIPVGVPIDKIGENKFQYAEVPQPVNLAVVIQPPMFDEKKNGKIEVDVKVSICCRCSIL, encoded by the exons atgAATAGGAGTCAACTTCTCGATGATCCAGAGCAGCAGATCCAAAAGGGTGTCGGGGGACGGGAAGACATTAATAGCGGCAACATTAAAGGCAAAGACGGTACTAGCGTTACTACGTATAACCCTATTCATCCACCGGAAGATCAGCAACGCATTAAGGGTAGTACTGTTCTTGGAGGGGACAACATGGAAAGAGAAACAAGAGACAGAGATCCCGTCCCCACAACTCCAATACATGCAGCAAGTTCACCGACGTTCCCGGATCAACAGCAGAAGCCAAAGGGTGCTGATCTCAGGCAGGAGGAAGATGATCACAAGAGAAAAG ctcaTCATGATGTTGTGCAGTCGAAAGTCTTTGCTAAAGATAGTGGAGACCTTGCTCCTAACCAGCTTGGAGAGAAGTCGACCATGTACAGGACTGTGAACGAAAGTCCCTCGATGTCAAAAGAGCAGCCGAAAAGTACAAAGCCCAACCAGGCTCAGGCTGTTGATGGAGTACTCCGTACTGGGTATGATCTGGTTCCCAGCTCGTCAAAAGAGATTGACGGTGCTCTCAGCGTAGGGAACATCAACCGTGAAG GTCATGTGTCGTCAAAAGAGCAACCAAAGAGTTCTGATGGGTTAAAAGAAAAACCTCGAATCGAAAATATCAAAACGATAAAACCACATGAGCCACCAAAAGATGAAGCTGATCATCTTAGCAACAGCGAGATCAGACCCCGCAAAACCATCGAACATCCCGTCATGCATGACAAAGAAG ATCATTCTTTGAAAGAGCAGCACCGGAATAACTTTCTTGGACGAGAAAATTCTACTGAAAAGAATGGCAACATGTACGCAACCTCAAACTCTCTCAACTCTTCAGAAGGAATGAATAATATACCCGTAGGGGTCCCTATTGATAAAATTGGAG AAAATAAGTTTCAATATGCAGAGGTGCCGCAGCCCGTGAATCTGGCCGTCGTCATTCAACCACCAATGTTCGACGAAAAGAAGAATG GAAAGATTGAAGTAGACGTCAAGGTCAGCATTTGCTGCCGGTGTTCCATATTATAA
- the LOC109005360 gene encoding uncharacterized protein LOC109005360 isoform X1, which translates to MNRSQLLDDPEQQIQKGVGGREDINSGNIKGKDGTSVTTYNPIHPPEDQQRIKGSTVLGGDNMERETRDRDPVPTTPIHAASSPTFPDQQQKPKGADLRQEEDDHKRKAHHDVVQSKVFAKDSGDLAPNQLGEKSTMYRTVNESPSMSKEQPKSTKPNQAQAVDGVLRTGYDLVPSSSKEIDGALSVGNINREVGHVSSKEQPKSSDGLKEKPRIENIKTIKPHEPPKDEADHLSNSEIRPRKTIEHPVMHDKEDHSLKEQHRNNFLGRENSTEKNGNMYATSNSLNSSEGMNNIPVGVPIDKIGENKFQYAEVPQPVNLAVVIQPPMFDEKKNGKIEVDVKVSICCRCSIL; encoded by the exons atgAATAGGAGTCAACTTCTCGATGATCCAGAGCAGCAGATCCAAAAGGGTGTCGGGGGACGGGAAGACATTAATAGCGGCAACATTAAAGGCAAAGACGGTACTAGCGTTACTACGTATAACCCTATTCATCCACCGGAAGATCAGCAACGCATTAAGGGTAGTACTGTTCTTGGAGGGGACAACATGGAAAGAGAAACAAGAGACAGAGATCCCGTCCCCACAACTCCAATACATGCAGCAAGTTCACCGACGTTCCCGGATCAACAGCAGAAGCCAAAGGGTGCTGATCTCAGGCAGGAGGAAGATGATCACAAGAGAAAAG ctcaTCATGATGTTGTGCAGTCGAAAGTCTTTGCTAAAGATAGTGGAGACCTTGCTCCTAACCAGCTTGGAGAGAAGTCGACCATGTACAGGACTGTGAACGAAAGTCCCTCGATGTCAAAAGAGCAGCCGAAAAGTACAAAGCCCAACCAGGCTCAGGCTGTTGATGGAGTACTCCGTACTGGGTATGATCTGGTTCCCAGCTCGTCAAAAGAGATTGACGGTGCTCTCAGCGTAGGGAACATCAACCGTGAAG tagGTCATGTGTCGTCAAAAGAGCAACCAAAGAGTTCTGATGGGTTAAAAGAAAAACCTCGAATCGAAAATATCAAAACGATAAAACCACATGAGCCACCAAAAGATGAAGCTGATCATCTTAGCAACAGCGAGATCAGACCCCGCAAAACCATCGAACATCCCGTCATGCATGACAAAGAAG ATCATTCTTTGAAAGAGCAGCACCGGAATAACTTTCTTGGACGAGAAAATTCTACTGAAAAGAATGGCAACATGTACGCAACCTCAAACTCTCTCAACTCTTCAGAAGGAATGAATAATATACCCGTAGGGGTCCCTATTGATAAAATTGGAG AAAATAAGTTTCAATATGCAGAGGTGCCGCAGCCCGTGAATCTGGCCGTCGTCATTCAACCACCAATGTTCGACGAAAAGAAGAATG GAAAGATTGAAGTAGACGTCAAGGTCAGCATTTGCTGCCGGTGTTCCATATTATAA
- the LOC109005360 gene encoding uncharacterized protein LOC109005360 isoform X4: MNRSQLLDDPEQQIQKGVGGREDINSGNIKGKDGTSVTTYNPIHPPEDQQRIKGSTVLGGDNMERETRDRDPVPTTPIHAASSPTFPDQQQKPKGADLRQEEDDHKRKAHHDVVQSKVFAKDSGDLAPNQLGEKSTMYRTVNESPSMSKEQPKSTKPNQAQAVDGVLRTGYDLVPSSSKEIDGALSVGNINREDHSLKEQHRNNFLGRENSTEKNGNMYATSNSLNSSEGMNNIPVGVPIDKIGENKFQYAEVPQPVNLAVVIQPPMFDEKKNGKIEVDVKVSICCRCSIL, from the exons atgAATAGGAGTCAACTTCTCGATGATCCAGAGCAGCAGATCCAAAAGGGTGTCGGGGGACGGGAAGACATTAATAGCGGCAACATTAAAGGCAAAGACGGTACTAGCGTTACTACGTATAACCCTATTCATCCACCGGAAGATCAGCAACGCATTAAGGGTAGTACTGTTCTTGGAGGGGACAACATGGAAAGAGAAACAAGAGACAGAGATCCCGTCCCCACAACTCCAATACATGCAGCAAGTTCACCGACGTTCCCGGATCAACAGCAGAAGCCAAAGGGTGCTGATCTCAGGCAGGAGGAAGATGATCACAAGAGAAAAG ctcaTCATGATGTTGTGCAGTCGAAAGTCTTTGCTAAAGATAGTGGAGACCTTGCTCCTAACCAGCTTGGAGAGAAGTCGACCATGTACAGGACTGTGAACGAAAGTCCCTCGATGTCAAAAGAGCAGCCGAAAAGTACAAAGCCCAACCAGGCTCAGGCTGTTGATGGAGTACTCCGTACTGGGTATGATCTGGTTCCCAGCTCGTCAAAAGAGATTGACGGTGCTCTCAGCGTAGGGAACATCAACCGTGAAG ATCATTCTTTGAAAGAGCAGCACCGGAATAACTTTCTTGGACGAGAAAATTCTACTGAAAAGAATGGCAACATGTACGCAACCTCAAACTCTCTCAACTCTTCAGAAGGAATGAATAATATACCCGTAGGGGTCCCTATTGATAAAATTGGAG AAAATAAGTTTCAATATGCAGAGGTGCCGCAGCCCGTGAATCTGGCCGTCGTCATTCAACCACCAATGTTCGACGAAAAGAAGAATG GAAAGATTGAAGTAGACGTCAAGGTCAGCATTTGCTGCCGGTGTTCCATATTATAA